GTTCCGGCCCGATGTGCTGGTTTCGCGCTTCCAGGGGACGTCTCGCGATGGTCACGGGCAACACCAGGCCGCGGGCATCCTCTCCCGCGAGGCTTTCCGCGCCGCCGGTGACCCGGCGCGCTTCCCGGAACAGATAGCCCAGGGTCTTGCGCCGTGGCAACCCAAGAAGTTCTACATGGACAACATCCGGCGTGAGGAGAATCCGACCCTGTCGCTCGAAACCAGCCAGCGCGATGACGTGCTGGGCAAGTCCTACGTAGAGGTTGCATTTGAAGGACTGGGCCGGCAACTTTCCCAGGGAGCTGGAGAGTGGCGTCTGACGCCGGGCCCGCGCTTCGCGAACTACAAGCTGGTGGATTCCGTGTTGCCGGCGGGAACCAGTGTGGCCGAGGAGAAAGATTACTTCGCCGGAATCGACACCACGCTGCCCGGCCTGGCAACACGCCTGGGAGAAGAAGAGTCCAAGGCCAGGTTCCTGCGTCCGGCGCTGATCGAGATTGAAGCACGCGTGAAGGAAGCCACGACAGCTGCCCGGAGCGATCCCGGGCCGGCGGCTCCCCCTCTGCTGCACGGACTGGAGCAGGTTCGCAGGCTCATCAAGCGGGTCGAGCATGCCGGCCTCTCGGCCGCGACCAAAGTGGACATACTCACCCACCTGCGCACCAAGGAGGACCAGTTCGAAGGCGCCGCGGCTCTGGCTTTGGGACTGGAGTTCGCGCTGGAGACGGATTCGCCCGCCGCCATGGTGACGCCGGGGGAGACCTTCAAGCTCACCGCGCGCACGGTGAATCGTGGCACTCGAACCGTGGAGGTAAAACAGGTGCGGCTCGGCCTTCCTCAGGGATGGACGGCGCGTGCGTCCGGAAAGGCTTCGCGGAAGATTGCGCCGGGCAGTGAAGCGGCGATGGAATTCGAAGTGAAGGTCGCGGAGAACGCGGACGCCACGCGGCCTTACTGGCGCCGCCGTGATCCAGAGGAAGAGTCCGTGTACACGCTCGATGATTCTGCGCTCGCATGCGAGCCGTTGCCGCCGCTGCCAATTCACGGTACCGCGACGTATGCGCTCGAGGGAGCAACGGGCGCGCTGCGTACCGTCGGGGCAGCAAAGTCGGGCCGGCCGCTGGTGGTGGTGCCGGCATTCTCCGTGCTCCCGGAGCCGCCTTCGGCCGTGGTGGTAGCCGGGAAAGACGGCGCCACGGAAGTTCGCGTGGGAGTGCGCAATAGCCTGGAAAAGGCAGTGCAGGCTACGCTCCGCCTGGAAGTGCCGGATGGCTGGAGCGCCGAGCCCGAAGCCCAGGCGGTTTCACTTCCGGCCGGAGAGTCCTCCACATTCATCTTTCGTATCTCGACGCCGGACCGAACCGAGGGGCGGCACGAGATCCGGGCCGGACTCGAGTCTGGCGGCCGCCTTTACACCGAGGGTTTCAGCATCGTGGAGCGCGAGGACCTGGGCGCGTCATATTTCTACCGTCCTGCGTTGCAGCACATTCACGCAGTGGACGTGAAGGTTCCCGAAGCACTGAAGATCGGCTACGTGATGGGCGCCGGAGACGACATTCCGGGCATCCTTCGCCAACTGGGTCTGGATGTGACGGAACTCACGCCGGCCGATGTCTCAGCAGGGAATCTCGCCCGCTTC
The Terriglobales bacterium DNA segment above includes these coding regions:
- a CDS encoding PIG-L family deacetylase gives rise to the protein MREAVPGLRRILAVVRGASWLALIALGWPASAQTPAPNLYRPLSYDSGKAGLEQMLRKLGTTARLMHTTAHPDDEDGGMMTLESRGRGASVLLLTLNRGEGGQNKTSSNLSDELGVLRTLELLASDRYYGVEQRFTRVVDYGFSKSADEAFAKWQGHDVALADMVRVIRTFRPDVLVSRFQGTSRDGHGQHQAAGILSREAFRAAGDPARFPEQIAQGLAPWQPKKFYMDNIRREENPTLSLETSQRDDVLGKSYVEVAFEGLGRQLSQGAGEWRLTPGPRFANYKLVDSVLPAGTSVAEEKDYFAGIDTTLPGLATRLGEEESKARFLRPALIEIEARVKEATTAARSDPGPAAPPLLHGLEQVRRLIKRVEHAGLSAATKVDILTHLRTKEDQFEGAAALALGLEFALETDSPAAMVTPGETFKLTARTVNRGTRTVEVKQVRLGLPQGWTARASGKASRKIAPGSEAAMEFEVKVAENADATRPYWRRRDPEEESVYTLDDSALACEPLPPLPIHGTATYALEGATGALRTVGAAKSGRPLVVVPAFSVLPEPPSAVVVAGKDGATEVRVGVRNSLEKAVQATLRLEVPDGWSAEPEAQAVSLPAGESSTFIFRISTPDRTEGRHEIRAGLESGGRLYTEGFSIVEREDLGASYFYRPALQHIHAVDVKVPEALKIGYVMGAGDDIPGILRQLGLDVTELTPADVSAGNLARFDTIILGIRAYDVREDVRQANRRLLDYVENGGTLIVQYNSEREDFNSGNYTPYPARVGRGRVASEEAPVEILAPEDPLFRYPNLIAARDFEGWAQERGLYFMEEWDQRYQPLLASNDPGEPPLRGGLLRARYGKGTYIFSGYSFFRQLPAGVPGAVRLFVNLLSAGHEPR